The genome window GGCGGGCGATCACGAACGGCTCCGAGAAGCTCACCACCGCCTCGCGGCCGGCGTTGGCCAGGGCCCGGTGCAGGGCCAGAGCGGAGCCGAGGGCGTCGCCGTCGGGATGGATGTGGCAGGAGATCACCGCCACCTCGGCCTGGGCGATCGCGTCGACGGCCGCCTGCCAGTCCTGCTCCGGGATGCTCACGCGCCTGACCCCTCCTGGTCCGGTACCGGCGGGGTGGCGCCCAGCTCGGCCAGCAACCGGTCGATCCGCGCACCCTGGCCGGGCACGGTGTCGGGAACGAATTCTAGCGTCGGCGCATGACGGAGCCGCAGCTGCGAGGCCACGAAGGTCCGGGCCTGGGGGGCCGAGGAGGCCAGCCAGGCCTCGGCGGCGGCCCGCTGCTCGTCGTCGCCGAGCACGGTGAAGAAGACGCTGGCGTGGTGCAGGTCCTCGGTGACGCGGACGTCGGTGACGGTCATCAGGGCGCCTGGCTGGTCGGCCTGCTCGGCCTCCAGCCATTCGCCGGCCAGCCGCCTGATCGTCTCGGCCAGGCGGCGGGCTCGGGGGTAGCTGGGCTTCGCCATCGGGTTCAGTCCTCGGGTCCGTACATGGTCACGTCGCTGGCCAGCAGCTCGACGCCGGGCGTGCGCTCCGCCTCCCGCTCGGCCGACACCAGCACCCGGCGGGCGTGGAAGCCCTCGCCGGCCACCGTGGCCACCGCCAGGGTGGCCCGCTGGCGCAGGTCCTGATGATCGACCTCGGCGACCGCGCAGTTGAGCTTGCGCAGGGCGGCAGCCAGGCCTTTGACGACCGAGCGCTTGTCCTTCAGCGACTCGGCGTCGGGCAGGCGCAGGTCCAGACGGAGCAGGGCGACGAACATGGCAGCAGGGGTGGCCCGGGGCCGGCCGGCAACGCCGGCCCGGGGCCGTCGGGTTACCGTGGGACCTCGACCATCTCGTAGGCCTCGATCTGGTCGCCTTCCTTGACGTCCTGGAAGTTGTCCAGGCCGATGCCGCACTCGTAGCCGGCGGCGACGCTGCGGGCGTCGTCCTTGAAGCGGCGCAGCGAGCCGATCCGGCCGTCGTAGACGACCACGCCGTCGCGGACCAGGCGGGCCTTGGCCCCCCGGGTGATCTCGCCCGAGGTGACGTACGA of Actinomycetota bacterium contains these proteins:
- the rbfA gene encoding 30S ribosome-binding factor RbfA, with amino-acid sequence MAKPSYPRARRLAETIRRLAGEWLEAEQADQPGALMTVTDVRVTEDLHHASVFFTVLGDDEQRAAAEAWLASSAPQARTFVASQLRLRHAPTLEFVPDTVPGQGARIDRLLAELGATPPVPDQEGSGA
- a CDS encoding DUF503 domain-containing protein, which encodes MFVALLRLDLRLPDAESLKDKRSVVKGLAAALRKLNCAVAEVDHQDLRQRATLAVATVAGEGFHARRVLVSAEREAERTPGVELLASDVTMYGPED